Part of the Verrucomicrobiota bacterium genome, GTCCATGATGGAGACCGAAACGAAGGCGAGGGCTGGGTCAGCCAGCCATTGCACCTTGTGTCCGAACACCAGACTCCAGAAATAATCGATCACGCCGAAATCGTTGTTGAACATCAAACGCCCGATCAAGCCGACCACGGCGAAGGTGGTCGCCATCGGGATGACCAGGCAGACGCGGGCCACGTTCTTAAGCCAGTCGTTGCCCGATTTATGGAGCAGCAAGGCCATAACCGTTCCCAGCACCAGTTGGATCGGCAAATTGATGATCAGGAACAGGAAGGTTCGTCCCAATGCTGCCAGGAATGACTGGTCCGACAGCAGCCCAAGGTAATTCTGGAGCCCGACGAATGGTGCGTCGTAGATCGGCCAGAGGCCGAGCACGGTCCCTTTCAGGTGGACTTTGGTCAGGACAAATTGCTGCAGAGAGGTGCAAAACGCGAAAATCAACGGCAGAATGCCGACGGTGAGCAGCGCGATAACGGCCGGGGCGACGAAAAAGAAGGCGCGCGTCGAATAGGTCTTTTTTTTCATAACGAAATCGCAAAAACTACGGTTGGGCTCCCCGGTTACTTCAGGTTCGGATGCCGGTCATGAACCTCGTCGAACGTTTTGCCGGCCGGTTTGACCGATTCGATGGCGAGCCCCGGTAAAGCCTGCAGCTTTGCCCGAGGCGCAGTCGAACCTTCAACTTCCGCAACGCGAGGCCGTGCCACCCAGAAGATGCCCGGGCCGGCAGCGATCCCTGGTGCCCTGCACCACGTCGCCGGCTTATCTGGATGCGCGGCCTCACGGATTCAATCCATCATTGCGCCAATTTTTTCTTGCCGTCGTAATAGCCGGCTTTGCTCAGGACGTCTTCCATGCGTTTGCCGATCTCCTCACAGCCTCGCCTGATTGGCACGCCGCCGGTCATTATCCTGGTGCCGACCTCAGCGATGATTTCAGAGATCTGAGGCCACTCCGCGAACCGGGGCCGGAATTCCGGGACGCCCTGCTGCCAGGATTCGACCATGGCCGGGATGAACGGATACTTGTTCACCAGGTCCTGATCCTGGTAGGTTGATTGCCGTCCGCTCACCCCGCCTTTTTCCACGTATTCCTTGGCTGTTTCC contains:
- a CDS encoding sugar ABC transporter permease, whose amino-acid sequence is MKKKTYSTRAFFFVAPAVIALLTVGILPLIFAFCTSLQQFVLTKVHLKGTVLGLWPIYDAPFVGLQNYLGLLSDQSFLAALGRTFLFLIINLPIQLVLGTVMALLLHKSGNDWLKNVARVCLVIPMATTFAVVGLIGRLMFNNDFGVIDYFWSLVFGHKVQWLADPALAFVSVSIMDCWQWTPFCALVLYSSLTMVPLEIEEAAKLETDKWWHVLQRVQIPFMLPGITAILILRTADILKMFDVIFVMTRGGPGSATELMSIYVQRVGFRAFEQSTASAQAIVMLIISIVLSRIYIRLVYREI